The Devosia sp. YIM 151766 genome includes a region encoding these proteins:
- a CDS encoding Tim44/TimA family putative adaptor protein, whose translation MDDFLDLPTLIAIVVAIFVLFRLRSVLGTRTGNERPPVDRSRSTPVEKKAGANDDTVVPLRPRPVAAQPDLDDERRARKLEAEIEQAAGGNEALATGLKEAAEADPTFTPKSFLDGAKQAYEMIVTAFAEGDRQTLKNLLEKDVFDGFQRAIADREAAGQTVDFTFVGLPKIAIADAEYDKKNVLVTVDFHAEVVSATRDKVGNLVEGNADQVQTIADEWTFARNPKSRDPNWKVIATSQLD comes from the coding sequence ATGGACGATTTTCTCGACCTGCCGACCCTCATCGCCATCGTCGTGGCCATCTTCGTGCTGTTCCGGCTGCGCTCGGTCCTCGGCACGCGCACCGGCAATGAACGTCCGCCGGTCGATCGCTCGCGCTCGACCCCGGTGGAGAAGAAGGCCGGGGCCAATGACGATACGGTGGTGCCGCTGCGTCCGCGTCCCGTGGCCGCCCAGCCCGATCTCGATGACGAGCGCCGCGCCCGCAAGCTCGAGGCCGAGATCGAGCAGGCTGCGGGCGGCAACGAGGCGCTGGCCACCGGCCTCAAGGAAGCGGCCGAGGCCGATCCGACCTTCACGCCGAAATCCTTCCTCGATGGCGCCAAGCAGGCCTATGAGATGATCGTCACCGCCTTTGCCGAAGGCGACCGCCAGACGCTGAAGAATCTTCTCGAAAAAGACGTGTTCGACGGCTTCCAGCGCGCCATCGCCGATCGCGAGGCTGCGGGCCAGACAGTCGATTTCACCTTTGTCGGCCTGCCCAAGATCGCCATCGCCGATGCCGAATACGACAAGAAGAACGTGCTGGTCACCGTCGATTTCCATGCCGAAGTTGTCTCCGCCACCCGTGACAAGGTCGGCAATCTGGTCGAGGGCAATGCCGATCAGGTGCAGACCATTGCCGATGAATGGACCTTTGCCCGCAATCCCAAATCGCGCGATCCGAATTGGAAGGTCATTGCGACGAGCCAGCTCGACTGA
- a CDS encoding Smr/MutS family protein — translation MSKRVSRRLPHDFHLWTGVAATVEPLRRKRLLNLGSGTLPVPEAEPAPRIKAPPRPLQPGKPFLPPYQAPMPAAAADKAVDPAIHKKVRRGRIDIDGTIDLHGMTQSQAREALRRYIGARAARGDRTILVITGKGLKTDNDYVAAMTERGILRTMLPIWLSEPGLSQLVSGWSMAARGHGGEGAYYVRLRRQ, via the coding sequence ATGTCCAAGCGCGTTTCCCGGCGCCTGCCGCACGACTTTCACCTTTGGACCGGCGTGGCCGCCACCGTCGAACCGCTGCGGCGCAAGCGGCTGTTGAACCTGGGCTCCGGGACCCTGCCGGTGCCGGAAGCCGAACCGGCGCCCCGGATCAAGGCCCCGCCCCGGCCGCTCCAGCCCGGCAAGCCATTCCTGCCCCCCTATCAGGCCCCCATGCCCGCCGCCGCGGCGGACAAGGCCGTCGACCCGGCCATCCATAAGAAGGTCCGGCGCGGCCGTATCGACATCGACGGCACCATCGATCTGCATGGCATGACCCAGAGCCAGGCCCGCGAGGCCCTGCGCCGCTATATCGGGGCGCGAGCGGCGCGGGGCGACCGCACCATTCTCGTCATCACCGGCAAGGGCCTTAAGACCGATAATGATTACGTCGCAGCCATGACCGAACGAGGAATATTGCGCACCATGCTGCCGATCTGGCTATCCGAGCCGGGGCTGTCGCAACTGGTCTCGGGCTGGAGCATGGCGGCGCGCGGCCATGGCGGCGAGGGGGCGTATTATGTGCGCCTGCGCCGGCAATGA
- a CDS encoding helix-turn-helix transcriptional regulator has product MTPLGAKLRAMREARGISLKEMAAALNVSSAYLSALEHGRRGQPTSFLLHRIIAFFNVIWDEAEELQRLAEISDPKASIDTGGLAPEATELTNRLRDNIGRLEVEDLKFLRDELVKRAGRKR; this is encoded by the coding sequence ATGACCCCGCTGGGCGCTAAATTGCGGGCGATGCGCGAGGCGCGCGGCATTTCATTGAAGGAAATGGCGGCGGCGCTCAACGTGTCCAGCGCCTATCTGTCGGCGCTCGAACATGGCCGCCGCGGCCAGCCCACCAGCTTCCTGCTTCACCGCATCATCGCCTTCTTCAATGTCATCTGGGACGAAGCCGAGGAATTGCAGCGTCTCGCCGAGATTTCCGACCCCAAGGCCAGTATCGATACCGGCGGGCTGGCGCCGGAAGCGACGGAACTCACCAATCGGCTGCGCGATAATATCGGGCGGCTGGAGGTCGAGGATCTGAAATTCCTGCGGGACGAACTGGTCAAACGCGCGGGGCGGAAGCGCTGA
- the hslU gene encoding ATP-dependent protease ATPase subunit HslU, which produces MSETNFSPREIVSELDRHIVGQADAKRAVAVALRNRWRRQQLSPELRREVTPKNILMIGPTGVGKTEISRRLARLAQAPFVKVEATKFTEVGYVGRDVEQIVRDLVEAGITVLRDKRRRDVQAQAHHNAEERVLDALVGTSATPSTRDSFRAKLRSNELDGKEIEIEMQPSPGSGGFEIPGMPNGGIGMINLSDMFKQAMGGRGVKRKIKVEDAYEPLIAEEADKLLDQDQLKTEAIELVENHGIVFIDEIDKVAVREGGVQGGPSREGVQRDLLPLIEGTTVATKYGPVKTDHILFIASGAFHLSKPSDLLPELQGRLPIRVELQALTREDFIGILNDTEASLIKQYVALMSTEGVTLEVTQDAIEAIADAAVKVNSSVENIGARRLQTVMERLVEEISFDAPDRNGQTIKIDAAFVQDKVGVLAGDTDLSKFVL; this is translated from the coding sequence ATGAGTGAAACCAATTTTTCCCCGCGCGAGATCGTTTCGGAGCTCGACCGCCATATCGTCGGCCAGGCCGATGCCAAGCGCGCCGTCGCCGTGGCGCTGCGCAATCGCTGGCGCCGGCAGCAGCTCAGCCCCGAATTGCGCCGCGAGGTGACGCCGAAGAATATCCTGATGATCGGGCCCACCGGCGTGGGCAAGACCGAGATTTCGCGCCGCCTTGCCCGCCTCGCCCAGGCGCCCTTCGTCAAGGTGGAAGCCACCAAGTTCACCGAGGTCGGCTATGTCGGCCGCGATGTCGAGCAGATCGTTCGCGACCTGGTGGAAGCCGGGATCACCGTGTTGCGCGACAAGCGCCGCCGCGACGTTCAGGCTCAGGCGCATCACAATGCCGAGGAACGGGTGCTCGACGCCTTGGTCGGCACCTCGGCCACGCCCTCCACCCGCGACAGCTTCCGCGCCAAGCTGCGGAGCAACGAACTCGATGGCAAGGAAATCGAGATCGAGATGCAGCCTTCCCCGGGCAGTGGCGGATTCGAGATACCGGGCATGCCCAATGGCGGCATCGGCATGATCAATCTGTCGGACATGTTCAAGCAGGCCATGGGCGGGCGCGGCGTCAAGCGCAAGATCAAGGTCGAGGACGCCTATGAGCCGCTGATCGCCGAGGAAGCCGACAAGCTGCTCGATCAGGACCAGCTCAAGACCGAGGCCATCGAGCTGGTGGAAAACCACGGCATCGTCTTCATCGACGAGATCGACAAGGTCGCGGTCCGCGAGGGCGGCGTACAGGGCGGGCCATCGCGCGAAGGCGTGCAGCGCGATCTGCTGCCGCTGATCGAGGGCACGACCGTCGCCACCAAATACGGACCGGTCAAGACCGACCATATCCTGTTCATCGCCTCGGGTGCCTTCCATCTGAGCAAGCCAAGCGACCTGTTGCCGGAATTGCAGGGCCGCCTGCCGATCCGGGTGGAATTGCAGGCGCTGACGCGCGAAGATTTCATCGGCATCCTCAACGACACCGAAGCCAGCCTGATCAAGCAATATGTGGCCCTGATGAGCACGGAAGGCGTCACTCTGGAGGTGACCCAGGACGCCATCGAGGCGATTGCCGACGCAGCGGTCAAGGTCAATTCCAGCGTCGAGAATATCGGCGCGCGGCGGTTGCAGACGGTGATGGAGCGGCTGGTCGAGGAAATCTCCTTCGACGCCCCGGACCGCAATGGCCAGACCATCAAGATCGATGCCGCCTTCGTCCAGGACAAGGTGGGTGTACTGGCCGGGGACACCGATCTGTCCAAGTTCGTGCTGTAG
- the hslV gene encoding ATP-dependent protease subunit HslV, translated as MSDSNFPGWHGTTIVSVRKGNKVVVAGDGQVSMGQTVMKHSAKKVRRLAGGKVIGGFAGSTADAFTLFERLEAKLEQYPDQLMRAAVELAKDWRTDRYLRKLEAMMIVADKTDTLVLTGNGDVLTPDHGVIAIGSGGNYAHSAALALHQATELDAEDIAHRAMKIAEEICVYTNGNVTMETIALD; from the coding sequence ATGAGTGACAGTAATTTTCCCGGCTGGCATGGGACCACCATCGTTTCCGTGCGCAAGGGCAACAAGGTCGTGGTGGCCGGCGATGGCCAGGTTTCCATGGGCCAGACGGTGATGAAGCACAGCGCCAAGAAGGTGCGGCGCCTCGCCGGCGGCAAGGTGATCGGCGGCTTTGCCGGCTCGACCGCCGATGCCTTCACCCTGTTCGAGCGGCTGGAAGCCAAGCTCGAGCAATATCCCGACCAATTGATGCGCGCCGCGGTCGAACTGGCCAAGGATTGGCGCACCGACCGCTATCTGCGCAAGCTCGAAGCCATGATGATCGTGGCCGACAAGACCGACACGCTGGTGCTGACCGGCAATGGCGACGTGCTCACCCCCGATCATGGCGTCATCGCCATCGGCTCGGGTGGCAATTACGCCCATTCGGCGGCGCTGGCCCTGCACCAGGCCACCGAGCTCGACGCCGAGGACATTGCCCACCGCGCCATGAAGATCGCGGAAGAGATCTGCGTCTATACCAATGGCAATGTGACCATGGAAACCATCGCGCTCGACTAA
- the hisB gene encoding imidazoleglycerol-phosphate dehydratase HisB, producing the protein MRTAQIARKTNETEIAVSIDLDGTGSHSMQTGVGFFDHMLDQLSRHSLIDMDVACKGDLHIDSHHTVEDVGIALGQAIKQALGDKKGIRRYASCDLPMDGTLTRAALDVSGRAFLVFKAEFSQNKIGDIDTELFREFFQALAINAGVTLHIENFYFDNNHHLAESMFKAVARALREAVAIDPRAADRVPSTKGTL; encoded by the coding sequence ATGCGCACAGCACAGATCGCCCGCAAGACCAACGAGACCGAGATTGCCGTCTCCATCGATCTCGACGGCACCGGCAGCCATTCCATGCAGACCGGCGTGGGTTTCTTCGATCACATGCTGGACCAGCTCTCCCGCCACTCGCTGATCGACATGGATGTCGCCTGCAAGGGCGACCTGCATATCGATAGCCACCACACGGTCGAAGATGTCGGCATCGCGCTGGGCCAGGCGATCAAGCAGGCGCTCGGCGACAAGAAGGGCATTCGCCGCTATGCCAGCTGCGACCTGCCCATGGACGGTACGCTGACCCGCGCCGCGCTCGACGTTTCCGGCCGCGCTTTCCTCGTCTTCAAGGCCGAGTTCAGCCAGAATAAGATCGGCGACATCGATACCGAGCTGTTCCGCGAATTCTTCCAGGCTCTGGCCATCAATGCCGGGGTCACGCTGCATATCGAGAATTTCTACTTCGACAACAATCACCACCTGGCCGAATCGATGTTCAAGGCCGTGGCCCGGGCCCTGCGCGAGGCGGTGGCAATCGATCCGCGCGCCGCGGACCGTGTGCCCAGCACCAAGGGCACGCTCTGA
- the hisH gene encoding imidazole glycerol phosphate synthase subunit HisH, protein MSIIAIIDYGAGNLRSAAKAFERVAHERAQGDAIIVTADPDQVRKADRIMLPGVGAFADCKAGLDAVPGMVEALEEKVIEGGAPFLGICVGMQLLASEGREKTVTPGLNWIPGAVEKIAPADPGLKIPHMGWNTIALARPHALLDGIEPGLHAYFVHSYHFRTDDPAQLIATTDYGGSLTACVGRDNIFGTQFHPEKSQALGLKLIENFLGWTP, encoded by the coding sequence ATGAGCATTATCGCCATCATCGATTACGGCGCCGGCAATCTGCGTTCGGCCGCCAAGGCCTTCGAGCGGGTGGCCCATGAGCGGGCCCAGGGCGACGCGATCATCGTCACCGCCGATCCCGATCAGGTCCGCAAGGCCGATCGCATCATGTTGCCCGGCGTCGGCGCCTTCGCCGATTGCAAGGCCGGGCTCGATGCCGTGCCGGGCATGGTCGAGGCGCTGGAAGAAAAAGTCATAGAGGGCGGCGCGCCGTTTCTCGGCATCTGTGTCGGCATGCAATTGCTGGCCAGCGAAGGCCGCGAAAAAACCGTCACGCCGGGCCTGAACTGGATTCCCGGTGCCGTCGAAAAGATCGCCCCGGCCGATCCGGGCCTGAAGATTCCGCATATGGGCTGGAACACCATTGCCTTGGCTCGGCCCCATGCGCTGCTGGACGGGATCGAACCGGGGCTGCATGCCTATTTCGTCCATTCCTATCACTTCAGGACCGACGATCCGGCGCAGCTCATCGCCACCACCGATTATGGTGGCTCGCTGACCGCCTGTGTCGGCCGCGACAATATTTTCGGCACCCAGTTCCACCCGGAAAAAAGCCAGGCGCTGGGACTGAAGCTGATCGAGAACTTTTTAGGATGGACGCCGTGA
- the hisA gene encoding 1-(5-phosphoribosyl)-5-[(5-phosphoribosylamino)methylideneamino]imidazole-4-carboxamide isomerase, with amino-acid sequence MILFPAIDLKDGQCVRLKLGDMDQATVFNDDPAAQAKSFESQGFDYLHVVDLNGAFAGESVNGAAVEAILDSVNFPVQLGGGIRTLAHIETWLDKGLARVILGTVAVRDPALVKEAARRWPGQVAVGIDARGGMVAVEGWAETSELSVIELAKRFEGAGVAAIIYTDIDRDGILAGINWDSTLDLARATAIPVIASGGLASMADIERMTRPEYQVLEGAISGRALYDGRIDSREALARLKAA; translated from the coding sequence GTGATCCTCTTCCCCGCCATCGATCTCAAGGATGGCCAATGCGTGCGCCTCAAGCTCGGCGATATGGACCAGGCGACTGTTTTCAACGACGACCCGGCCGCCCAGGCCAAATCGTTCGAAAGCCAGGGCTTTGACTATCTGCATGTCGTCGATCTCAATGGCGCCTTTGCCGGCGAGAGCGTCAACGGTGCCGCGGTGGAGGCCATTCTCGACAGTGTGAACTTCCCGGTGCAGCTCGGCGGCGGCATCCGTACCCTGGCCCATATCGAAACCTGGCTCGACAAGGGTCTTGCCCGCGTCATTCTCGGCACTGTGGCGGTGCGCGATCCGGCTCTGGTGAAGGAGGCCGCGCGGCGATGGCCGGGCCAGGTCGCGGTCGGCATCGATGCCCGTGGCGGCATGGTGGCGGTCGAAGGCTGGGCCGAGACCTCCGAGCTCTCGGTGATCGAACTGGCCAAGCGCTTCGAAGGCGCCGGCGTCGCCGCGATCATCTATACCGACATCGACCGCGACGGCATCCTGGCCGGCATCAATTGGGATTCGACCCTGGACCTGGCCCGCGCCACCGCCATTCCGGTCATCGCCTCGGGGGGGCTCGCCTCCATGGCCGATATCGAGCGTATGACGCGCCCGGAATATCAGGTGCTGGAAGGCGCCATTTCTGGGCGGGCGCTTTACGATGGCCGTATTGATTCACGTGAAGCATTGGCCAGGCTGAAAGCGGCATGA
- the hisF gene encoding imidazole glycerol phosphate synthase subunit HisF, which yields MSLKTRIIPCLDVAGGRVVKGVQFVDLVDAGDPVEAARAYDAAGADELTFLDITASHEGRDNIFDVVARTAEHCFMPVTVGGGVRSIEDIRKLLLAGADKVAINSAAVTDPDFIARAADKFGNQCIVVSVDAKQRLDQGLGGDNRSEWEIYTHGGRKPTGIDAVEFAARMVERGAGELLVTSMDRDGTRSGFDLKLTRAIADSVAVPVIASGGVGTLQHLVDGVIEGHASAVLAASIFHFGTFTIPEAKRYMAAHGIAMRMDFADGPRGE from the coding sequence ATGAGTTTGAAGACCCGCATCATTCCCTGTCTGGATGTCGCCGGCGGCCGGGTGGTCAAAGGCGTGCAATTCGTCGATCTGGTCGATGCCGGCGATCCGGTCGAGGCGGCCAGGGCCTATGACGCGGCCGGGGCCGATGAATTGACCTTTCTCGACATCACCGCCAGCCATGAGGGCCGCGACAATATTTTCGACGTGGTGGCGCGCACGGCCGAGCATTGCTTCATGCCGGTGACCGTGGGCGGCGGCGTCCGCTCCATCGAGGATATCCGCAAGCTTCTGCTGGCCGGTGCCGACAAGGTGGCGATCAATTCGGCGGCGGTCACCGATCCCGATTTCATCGCCCGCGCCGCCGACAAATTCGGCAATCAATGCATCGTCGTCTCGGTGGATGCCAAGCAGCGCCTCGATCAGGGCCTGGGCGGCGACAACCGGTCCGAATGGGAAATCTACACCCATGGCGGCCGCAAGCCGACCGGTATCGACGCGGTGGAATTCGCCGCCCGCATGGTCGAGCGTGGCGCCGGCGAATTGCTGGTGACCTCGATGGATCGCGACGGCACCAGGTCCGGCTTCGACCTCAAGCTCACCCGCGCCATCGCCGATTCCGTGGCGGTGCCGGTCATCGCCTCAGGCGGCGTCGGCACGCTGCAACATCTGGTCGACGGCGTCATCGAAGGCCATGCCAGCGCCGTGCTCGCCGCCTCGATCTTCCATTTCGGCACTTTCACCATTCCCGAGGCCAAGCGCTACATGGCCGCGCACGGCATCGCCATGCGCATGGACTTCGCCGACGGTCCAAGGGGCGAATGA
- a CDS encoding phosphoribosyl-ATP diphosphatase produces MNLEELEARVAMRAAASPEDSYTARLIARGMNKAAQKLGEEAIEAVIAAVSGDKSELVKESADLLYHLLVVLNAAGVPLAEIMAELEARTAQSGLAEKASRTESF; encoded by the coding sequence ATGAACCTTGAAGAACTCGAAGCCCGCGTCGCCATGCGCGCCGCCGCCTCGCCCGAGGACAGCTATACGGCCCGGCTCATCGCCCGCGGCATGAACAAGGCGGCGCAGAAGCTGGGTGAGGAAGCCATCGAGGCCGTCATCGCTGCCGTCAGCGGCGACAAATCCGAGCTGGTCAAGGAAAGCGCCGATCTGCTCTATCACCTATTGGTGGTGCTCAACGCCGCCGGCGTGCCGCTGGCCGAAATCATGGCCGAACTCGAGGCCCGCACCGCCCAGTCCGGCCTGGCCGAAAAAGCCTCCCGCACGGAGAGTTTCTGA
- the coaA gene encoding type I pantothenate kinase, with product MAKRPVAVDPYRHFTKQQWSELRNGQPMTLTEDDIKRLRALTDPISLAEAEEIYLPLSRLLAYYVEAIQGLNQVSTRFLHAPSDKVPFIIGVAGSVAVGKSTTARILQALLSRWPSSPKVDLVTTDGFLHPNRVLEERGLMQRKGFPESYDRPRFVNFLADIKSGKEQVAVPVYSHLVYDVVQGEQVIIDRPDILIVEGLNILQPGELPRDGAPILFASDFIDFSIYIDAELDDLRDWYITRFFRLRETAFRDPTSFFRKFSEMSEEEAGIFGRQVWESINLPNLVENVLPTRGRADLILKKGKDHRVEDVKLRRL from the coding sequence ATGGCCAAGCGCCCGGTCGCCGTCGATCCCTATCGTCATTTCACCAAACAGCAATGGAGCGAGCTGCGCAACGGCCAGCCCATGACGCTGACCGAGGATGACATCAAGCGGCTGCGCGCCCTGACCGACCCGATCTCGCTGGCCGAGGCCGAGGAAATCTATCTGCCGCTATCGCGCCTGCTGGCCTATTACGTCGAGGCCATCCAGGGGCTCAACCAGGTTTCCACCCGTTTCCTCCACGCGCCCAGCGACAAGGTGCCGTTCATCATCGGCGTCGCCGGTTCGGTGGCGGTGGGCAAGTCCACCACGGCGCGCATTCTCCAGGCGCTGCTGTCGCGCTGGCCCTCCAGCCCCAAGGTCGATCTGGTCACCACCGACGGGTTCCTGCATCCCAACAGGGTACTCGAGGAACGCGGCCTGATGCAGCGCAAGGGCTTTCCGGAAAGCTATGATCGCCCCCGCTTCGTCAATTTCCTCGCCGATATCAAGTCGGGCAAGGAACAGGTCGCCGTCCCGGTCTATTCCCACCTGGTCTATGACGTGGTGCAGGGCGAGCAGGTGATCATCGACCGTCCCGATATCCTCATCGTCGAAGGCCTCAATATCCTGCAGCCCGGCGAGCTGCCGCGCGACGGTGCGCCGATCCTCTTCGCCTCCGACTTCATCGATTTTTCGATCTATATCGACGCCGAGCTCGATGACCTGCGCGACTGGTACATCACCCGCTTTTTCCGCCTGCGCGAAACCGCTTTCCGCGATCCCACCTCCTTCTTCCGCAAATTCTCGGAGATGAGCGAGGAAGAGGCCGGCATCTTTGGCCGCCAGGTCTGGGAAAGCATCAACCTGCCCAACCTGGTCGAAAACGTGCTGCCGACGCGCGGCCGGGCGGATTTGATCCTCAAAAAGGGCAAGGACCACCGGGTCGAGGACGTGAAGCTGCGGCGGCTATAG
- a CDS encoding VOC family protein gives MTLTNVLAGIAVEDLGNSLIWYEYLFGRPADARIMADVAEWKLPGGGWVHVMTDEDRAGASVVFLIVDDITEELARLETHGLKPVAKAIGDFFKTAKLRDPDGNLIILNQPQPGTY, from the coding sequence ATGACCCTCACCAATGTGCTGGCTGGCATCGCCGTGGAAGATTTGGGCAATTCCCTTATCTGGTACGAATATCTATTCGGCCGCCCCGCCGATGCCCGCATCATGGCCGATGTGGCCGAATGGAAGCTGCCCGGGGGCGGCTGGGTGCATGTGATGACCGACGAGGACCGGGCCGGGGCCAGCGTGGTATTTCTGATCGTCGACGACATCACCGAGGAATTGGCGCGACTTGAAACCCATGGGCTCAAGCCGGTGGCCAAGGCGATCGGGGATTTCTTCAAGACGGCGAAGCTGCGCGACCCCGATGGCAATCTCATCATCCTCAACCAGCCGCAGCCGGGGACGTATTGA
- the dapB gene encoding 4-hydroxy-tetrahydrodipicolinate reductase — MTKLRIIVAGAGGRMGAANIRAIAGHPELELVGALDRSGAASIGKDAGLLAGLEPLGLAVTDSAEQALAQADAIVDFTAPAASVALAGLAARQGLVHIIGTTGCLEAENDAIAEAGRAGARIVQSGNFSPGMVALTALVEKAAAALADYDVEILEMHHNLKVDAPSGSALMLGEAAARGRNISLKDHSVRVRDGHTGAREPGTIGFATLRGGNVIGDHMVILAGPSERIELSHRAQDRSIFANGAVLAALWASRQPPGLYSMADVLGLND; from the coding sequence ATGACCAAGTTGCGCATCATCGTGGCAGGAGCGGGCGGGCGCATGGGCGCGGCCAATATCCGGGCCATTGCCGGCCATCCGGAGCTGGAACTAGTGGGTGCGCTGGATCGGTCGGGCGCCGCCTCCATCGGCAAGGATGCCGGGCTGCTGGCCGGCCTCGAGCCGCTGGGCCTCGCCGTCACCGACAGCGCCGAACAGGCGCTGGCCCAGGCCGATGCCATCGTGGATTTTACTGCTCCCGCCGCCAGCGTGGCGCTGGCCGGTCTCGCCGCGCGCCAGGGCCTGGTCCATATCATCGGCACCACCGGCTGCCTTGAGGCCGAAAACGACGCCATTGCCGAAGCGGGCCGCGCCGGCGCCCGTATCGTCCAGTCGGGCAATTTCTCCCCCGGCATGGTGGCTTTGACGGCGCTGGTGGAAAAAGCCGCCGCGGCGCTCGCCGATTACGATGTCGAAATTTTGGAAATGCACCACAACCTTAAGGTCGACGCTCCCTCCGGCAGCGCGCTGATGCTGGGCGAGGCCGCCGCCAGGGGCCGCAACATTTCCCTCAAGGATCATTCCGTCCGCGTGCGCGACGGCCATACCGGCGCGCGCGAGCCAGGCACGATCGGTTTTGCTACCCTGCGCGGCGGCAATGTCATCGGCGACCACATGGTCATCCTGGCCGGCCCGTCCGAGCGCATCGAACTCAGCCACCGCGCCCAGGACCGCAGCATCTTTGCCAATGGCGCGGTTCTGGCGGCGCTCTGGGCATCCCGGCAGCCGCCGGGGCTCTATTCCATGGCCGATGTGCTCGGCCTCAACGACTGA
- a CDS encoding 2,3-bisphosphoglycerate-dependent phosphoglycerate mutase: MTGTLILVRHGQSEWNLKNLFTGWRDPDLTELGIEEARATGKALKAAGIAPDLYYTSALRRAQHTLDLMLEEMEVLNVTITRNIALNERDYGDLAGLNKDDARAKWGEEQVHIWRRSFDVPPPGGESLKDTAARTLPYYEAEILPRLKQGKTVLIAAHGNSLRALVMAIEGLTPDEILAREIATGEPTLYRIGPDGKLVERVIL, translated from the coding sequence ATGACCGGCACCCTGATCCTGGTCCGCCATGGCCAGAGCGAATGGAATCTCAAGAACCTCTTCACCGGCTGGCGCGATCCGGATCTGACCGAACTGGGCATCGAGGAGGCCCGCGCCACCGGCAAGGCGCTGAAGGCTGCGGGCATCGCTCCCGATCTCTACTACACCTCCGCCCTGCGCCGGGCCCAGCACACGCTGGACCTGATGCTGGAGGAGATGGAGGTGCTCAACGTCACCATCACCCGCAATATTGCGCTCAATGAACGCGATTACGGCGATCTCGCCGGCCTCAATAAGGATGATGCCCGCGCCAAATGGGGCGAGGAACAGGTCCATATCTGGCGCCGGTCATTCGACGTCCCGCCGCCGGGCGGGGAAAGCCTCAAGGACACCGCCGCCCGCACCCTGCCCTATTACGAGGCGGAAATCCTGCCCCGGCTCAAGCAGGGCAAGACCGTGCTGATCGCCGCCCACGGGAATTCGCTGCGGGCTTTGGTCATGGCCATCGAGGGCCTGACGCCGGACGAGATTCTGGCCCGGGAAATCGCCACCGGCGAGCCGACGCTTTATCGGATCGGCCCGGACGGCAAGCTGGTCGAGCGCGTCATTCTTTGA